The Helianthus annuus cultivar XRQ/B chromosome 16, HanXRQr2.0-SUNRISE, whole genome shotgun sequence genome includes a window with the following:
- the LOC110909792 gene encoding protein MICRORCHIDIA 6 — protein sequence MDIGQFFNDYEHVEADTTAVKLETNQAGAASQQKQNHNEENRSSTDTSVLDQGQSPVDDANLCSTSPICAAPLCRQFWKAGAYNDELTPKSTIKSGSSYLHIHPKFLHSNATSHKWAFGAIAELIDNAVDEIQNDARYVIIDKTINPRNGCPALLIQDDGRGMDPEAMRHCLSFGFSDKKSKFAIGKYGNGFKTSTMRLGADVIVFSRYLTDRSLTQSIGLLSYTFLTQEGYDRIVVPMVHYELNFATGTFDPLHAQSNENLSVILKWSPYSTEEELLKQFDDVGSHGTKIIIYNLWLDDDGNMELDFESDPEDICITWDGKSKAKEGSRKAATDQHIANRLCCSLRTYLSVLYLKLPDTFAMVLRAKVVLYHNIATDLKHPEFIMYKPHSDGRAEGLVVTTIGFDKNAPNVNVHGFNIYHKNRLILPFQQVVVTACSRGRGVIGVLEADFIEPTHNKQDFEKTSLFQKLMTRLKEMTLEYWDYHCELIGYQQGPQFRKKARAQSVAQDSSNSIHQHVEGQSGQPISRKGSSDGGPTQRAPFIATVNSKAALYSSSSFYKPVELKQSFPPGYKEGSNLKRKLSDESQSFQPKAKMGTSATDLGNNGGMTNVMDENKRLKTRCLEFEKAEEELKHKVERLKRELGDAKAEYDRLLTDLQDLEVVKWEKI from the exons ATGGACATTGGTCAGTTTTTTAATGATTATGAACATGTTGAAGCGGATACAACCGCCGTTAAGTTGGAAACAAATCAAGCCGGGGCCGCATCCCAACAAAAACAAAACCATAACGAAGAAAATAGGAGCTCTACCGACACTAGTGTGCTCGATCAAGGACAGTCACCAGTAGACGATGCAAATCTTTGCTCCACATCACCAATTTGCGCTGCTCCACTTTGTAGACAATTTTGGAAAGCTGGGGCTTACAATGATGAGCTTACTCCTAAGTCCACAATTAAAT CGGGTTCTAGTTATCTGCATATACACCCGAAGTTCCTTCATTCGAATGCTACTTCTCATAAATGGGCATTTGGTG CCATAGCAGAGCTTATTGACAATGCTGTGGATGAG ATACAAAATGATGCCAGATATGTAATTATAGATAAAACAATTAATCCTAGAAATGGATGTCCGGCTTTGCTAATCCAAG aTGATGGGAGGGGGATGGACCCGGAAGCAATGCGTCATTGTTTGAGTTTTGGGTTTTCAGATAAGAAGTCGAAGTTTGCGATTGGGAAGT ATGGAAATGGTTTTAAGACCAGCACAATGAGACTTGGAGCAGATGTGATCGTTTTCAGCCGTTACTTAACCGACAG GTCATTAACCCAAAGTATTGGTCTTTTATCATATACATTTTTAACCCAAGAAGGCTATGACAGGATAGTAGTCCCGATG GTTCACTACGAGTTAAATTTTGCGACTGGAACCTTTGATCCTCTACATGCTCAAAGTAACGAAAACCTATCTGTCATTTTGAAATGGTCTCCATATTCAACAGAGGAGGAGCTACTGAAGCAA TTTGATGATGTTGGTTCTCATGGCACGAAAATCATCATATACAATTTATGGCTTGACGATGACGGTAATATGGAGCTTGATTTTGAGTCAGATCCTGAG GACATCTGTATTACATGGGATGGTAAAAGCAAAGCAAAAGAAGGTTCTCGTAAGGCAGCAACTGATCAACACATTGCTAATCGCCTCTGTTGTTCTCTCCGT ACGTACCTATCGGTTTTGTACTTAAAATTACCAGACACTTTTGCAATGGTATTGCGAGCCAAAGTAGTTCTTTATCATAATATTGCTACAGACCTGAAGCACCCAGAATTTATCATGTATAAACCCCATAGTGACGGACGTGCTGAG GGTTTGGTGGTTACAACGATAGGGTTTGACAAGAATGCCCCAAATGTAAACGTTCACGGTTTTAACATCTACCACAAAAACCGGTTGATactg CCATTTCAACAAGTTGTAGTTACGGCTTGTAGCCGAGGCAGAGGCGTTATTG GTGTTCTTGAAGCAGATTTTATTGAACCAACTCACAATAAACAAGATTTCGAGAAAACTTCTCTTTTCCAAAAACTCATGACCCGTCTGAAAGAAATGACATTGGAATACTG GGATTATCATTGTGAGCTGATCGGGTATCAACAAGGGCCTCAATTCAGGAAAAAAGCTCGGGCCCAGTCCGTTGCACAGGATTCGTCTAATTCTATCCATCAGCACGTTGAAGGTCAATCTGGTCAACCTATTTCTAGGAAAGGTTCTTCTGATGGTGGGCCCACTCAAAGAGCACCGTTTATAGCTACAGTAAACAGCAAGGCTGCTCTCTATTCTAGTTCCTCGTTTTATAAACCAGTGGAACTAAAACAAAGCTTCCCGCCAGGTTACAAAGAAG GGTCAAATTTAAAAAGGAAATTGAGCGATGAGTCTCAAAGTTTTCAGCCGAAGGCCAAGATGGGGACCAGCGCG ACTGATTTGGGAAATAATGGTGGGATGACAAACGTGATGGATGAAAACAAAAGGCTCAAAACCCG ATGCTTGGAGTTTGAGAAGGCAGAAGAAGAACTTAAGCACAAG GTTGAGCGGCTTAAAAGGGAACTGGGAGATGCGAAAGCGGAGTATGATCGATTGTTGACTGACTTGCAGGACCTGGAGGTTGTAAAGTGGGAAAA GATTTGA